From a region of the Streptomyces tirandamycinicus genome:
- a CDS encoding alkyl hydroperoxide reductase: MALDELKSALPDYAKDLKLNLGSVIGNSDLPQQQLWGTVLACAIASRSPIVLRELEPEAKANLSGEAYTAAKSAAAVMAMNNVFYRTRHLLSDPEYGTLRAGLRMNVIGNPGVEKTDFELWSLAVSAINGCGQCLDSHEQVLRKAGVERDVIQEAFKIASVIQAVGTTLDAEAVLAE; this comes from the coding sequence ATGGCGCTCGATGAGCTGAAGTCCGCCCTGCCGGACTACGCCAAGGACCTCAAGCTGAACCTCGGTTCGGTGATCGGCAACAGCGACCTTCCGCAGCAGCAGCTGTGGGGCACGGTGCTGGCCTGCGCGATCGCCTCCCGCTCGCCGATCGTGCTGCGCGAGCTGGAGCCCGAGGCCAAGGCCAACCTGTCCGGCGAGGCGTACACCGCCGCCAAGTCGGCCGCCGCGGTCATGGCGATGAACAACGTCTTCTACCGGACCCGGCACCTGCTGTCGGACCCCGAGTACGGGACGCTGCGCGCCGGCCTGCGGATGAACGTCATCGGCAACCCCGGTGTCGAGAAGACCGACTTCGAGCTGTGGTCGCTGGCCGTCTCCGCGATCAACGGCTGCGGCCAGTGCCTGGACTCGCACGAGCAGGTGCTCCGCAAGGCGGGCGTCGAGCGCGACGTCATCCAGGAGGCCTTCAAGATCGCCTCGGTGATCCAGGCCGTCGGAACGACGCTGGACGCGGAAGCCGTGCTGGCCGAATAG
- a CDS encoding peroxiredoxin — protein MLTVGDQFPTFELTACVSLESGKEFEQITHKSYEGKWKVVFAWPKDFTFVCPTEIAAFGKLNDEFADRDAQVLGFSGDSEFVHHAWRKDHADLRDLPFPMMADSRHELMRDLGIEGEDGFAQRAVFIVDPNNEIQFTMVTAGSVGRNPKEVLRVLDALQTDELCPCNWSKGEDTLDASKLLAGE, from the coding sequence GTGCTCACTGTCGGTGACCAGTTCCCCACCTTCGAACTGACCGCCTGCGTCTCGCTGGAGAGCGGCAAGGAGTTCGAGCAGATCACCCACAAGTCCTACGAGGGCAAGTGGAAGGTCGTCTTCGCGTGGCCCAAGGACTTCACCTTCGTCTGCCCCACCGAGATCGCGGCGTTCGGCAAGCTGAACGACGAGTTCGCCGACCGCGACGCCCAGGTCCTCGGCTTCTCCGGCGACTCCGAGTTCGTCCACCACGCCTGGCGCAAGGACCACGCCGACCTGCGTGACCTGCCCTTCCCGATGATGGCCGACTCCCGGCACGAGCTGATGCGCGACCTCGGCATCGAGGGCGAGGACGGCTTCGCCCAGCGCGCCGTCTTCATCGTCGACCCGAACAACGAGATCCAGTTCACGATGGTGACCGCCGGCTCCGTCGGCCGTAACCCCAAGGAGGTCCTGCGGGTCCTCGACGCCCTGCAGACCGACGAGCTCTGCCCCTGCAACTGGTCCAAGGGCGAGGACACCCTCGACGCGTCGAAGCTGCTGGCCGGTGAGTGA
- a CDS encoding SPFH domain-containing protein, with translation MPATSTSLHHDDTPQMPGPRVEEFPAHSVGGGLALLLGLAGLAGGVLLMAAGTSVAATAAQVLLFVGGALVAVTAALAMFGLNMIAPGEARVVQLFGRYRGTIRTDGLRWVNPLTTRAKISTRIRNHETAVLKVNDAYGNPIELAAVVVWKVEDTAQAMFEVDDFREFVSTQTEAAVRHIAIEYPYDAHDEEGLSLRGNAEEITEKLALELRARVEAAGVHIVESRFTHLAYAPEIASAMLQRQQAGAVVAARRQIVDGAVGMVEAALARIAAEGLVELDDERKAAMISNLMVVLCGDRAAQPVLNTGTLYQ, from the coding sequence ATGCCTGCTACCAGCACTTCTCTCCACCACGACGACACACCGCAGATGCCCGGGCCGAGAGTCGAGGAGTTCCCCGCGCACAGCGTCGGCGGCGGTCTGGCACTGCTGCTCGGCCTGGCCGGACTGGCGGGCGGCGTGCTGCTGATGGCCGCGGGCACCTCGGTGGCGGCGACGGCCGCGCAGGTCCTGCTCTTCGTGGGCGGGGCGCTGGTGGCGGTCACCGCCGCCCTCGCGATGTTCGGGCTCAACATGATCGCCCCGGGCGAGGCCCGGGTGGTGCAGCTCTTCGGCCGCTACCGGGGCACGATCCGCACCGACGGGCTGCGCTGGGTCAACCCGCTCACCACCCGGGCGAAGATCTCGACCCGGATCCGCAACCACGAGACCGCGGTACTCAAGGTCAACGACGCCTACGGCAACCCGATCGAGCTCGCCGCGGTGGTCGTGTGGAAGGTCGAGGACACCGCGCAGGCGATGTTCGAGGTGGACGACTTCCGGGAGTTCGTCTCCACCCAGACCGAGGCGGCGGTGCGGCACATAGCGATCGAGTACCCGTACGACGCCCACGACGAGGAAGGGCTGTCGCTGCGCGGCAACGCCGAGGAGATCACCGAGAAGCTGGCCCTGGAACTGCGCGCACGAGTGGAGGCCGCGGGCGTCCACATCGTCGAGTCGCGCTTCACGCACCTCGCGTACGCGCCCGAGATCGCCTCGGCGATGCTCCAGCGCCAGCAGGCGGGGGCCGTCGTCGCCGCCCGCCGGCAGATCGTGGACGGCGCGGTCGGCATGGTGGAGGCCGCGCTGGCGCGGATCGCCGCGGAGGGCCTGGTGGAGCTCGACGACGAGCGCAAGGCGGCGATGATCTCGAACCTGATGGTGGTGCTCTGCGGGGACCGCGCGGCGCAGCCCGTCCTGAACACGGGCACGCTCTACCAGTGA
- a CDS encoding transglycosylase domain-containing protein: MGRAEARRARQRDARRVGKAGGIRRFLTWRRLLGTFFTACLLGMGALFIVYLLVPVPAANAQAEKESNVYKYADGSLLTRTGTVNREIVGLDKIPDEVEKAFVAAENKTFYKDSGVDLKGTARGVFNTLTGGGKQGGSTITQQYVKNYYLNQDQTVTRKLKELVISLKVDQQKDKEEILAGYLNTSYYGRGAYGIQAAAQAYYRKDAQKLTVAEGAYLAALLQAPSQYDWAVASPTGRKLVSERWNYVLDNMVEQNWLDASARSGLEFPVPKEPKAAPGMEGQAGYLVKAANAELAKRGVSEDQIEAGGWTITLSIEKKRQDALVKAVDEQLEKKLDRDGDERDATVQAGATSVDPESGKVVALYGGVGATEHWISNATRRDYQPASTFKPVVLATALETRAETQDGRRIGLDTIYDGTSKRPVEGSDTPFAPENEDDRSYGPVTVQKATDSSINSVYAQMIVDVGPGKVKETALGLGMQDGEGWPVRPAMSLGTMGASTWDMAAVYATLDNHGEKVTPSIVKDAKHRTREAGPAPEGGDRVISREAADTVTKAMTGVVRSGSGRNAQGDYYAAGKTGTSENNRSAWFVGYTPELVTAVALFGEDAKGGQVTLTDTVNEGRANGGGVPALIWQRYTTGALGGGSDKRFDLELLAPVREEPPASPSGTPSGSEEPEKPSDEPSRPDEPEDPPSDSPDPTPSDDRPTRPGDTAGTTEGGGTDAGTTEGGGTDAGTTEGGESDGGAGSAGTTDGTTAGTTAGVRPRPKAS, translated from the coding sequence ATGGGCCGAGCGGAAGCGCGGAGGGCCCGGCAGCGCGACGCGCGCCGGGTGGGCAAGGCCGGGGGCATACGGCGCTTCCTCACCTGGAGGAGGCTGCTGGGTACCTTCTTCACGGCCTGCCTGCTGGGCATGGGCGCGCTCTTCATCGTCTACCTGCTGGTGCCGGTTCCCGCGGCCAATGCGCAAGCCGAGAAGGAGAGCAACGTCTACAAGTACGCCGACGGCTCCCTCCTCACCCGCACCGGCACGGTCAACCGCGAGATCGTCGGTCTGGACAAGATCCCGGACGAGGTGGAGAAGGCCTTCGTCGCCGCCGAGAACAAGACCTTCTACAAGGACTCCGGCGTCGACCTGAAGGGCACCGCCCGCGGCGTCTTCAACACCCTGACCGGCGGGGGCAAGCAGGGCGGCTCGACGATCACCCAGCAGTACGTCAAGAACTACTACCTGAACCAGGATCAAACGGTCACCCGCAAGCTCAAGGAGCTGGTGATCTCGCTGAAGGTGGACCAGCAGAAGGACAAGGAGGAGATCCTCGCCGGCTACCTGAACACCAGCTACTACGGGCGCGGCGCGTACGGCATCCAGGCCGCGGCCCAGGCGTACTACCGCAAGGACGCCCAGAAGCTCACCGTCGCCGAGGGCGCCTACCTCGCCGCCCTGCTGCAGGCCCCCAGCCAGTACGACTGGGCGGTCGCCTCGCCGACCGGCAGGAAGCTGGTGAGCGAGCGCTGGAACTACGTCCTGGACAACATGGTCGAGCAGAACTGGCTGGACGCGTCGGCCCGTTCGGGCCTGGAGTTCCCGGTGCCGAAGGAGCCGAAGGCCGCGCCGGGCATGGAGGGGCAGGCCGGCTACCTCGTCAAGGCGGCCAACGCCGAACTCGCCAAGCGCGGTGTCAGCGAGGACCAGATCGAGGCCGGCGGCTGGACCATCACGCTCAGCATCGAGAAGAAGCGCCAGGACGCCCTCGTCAAGGCCGTCGACGAGCAGCTGGAGAAGAAGCTCGACCGCGACGGCGACGAGCGCGACGCGACCGTCCAGGCCGGCGCGACCTCCGTCGACCCGGAGAGCGGCAAGGTCGTCGCCCTGTACGGCGGGGTCGGCGCGACCGAGCACTGGATCTCCAACGCCACCCGCCGGGACTACCAGCCCGCCTCCACCTTCAAGCCCGTCGTGCTCGCCACCGCCCTGGAGACCCGGGCGGAGACCCAGGACGGCCGGCGGATCGGCCTCGACACGATCTACGACGGCACCAGCAAGCGCCCGGTGGAGGGCAGCGACACGCCCTTCGCCCCGGAGAACGAGGACGACCGCAGCTACGGACCCGTCACCGTGCAGAAGGCCACCGACAGCTCCATCAACTCGGTGTACGCCCAGATGATCGTGGACGTCGGCCCCGGCAAGGTGAAGGAGACCGCGCTCGGCCTCGGCATGCAGGACGGGGAGGGCTGGCCGGTGCGGCCCGCGATGTCGCTGGGCACGATGGGTGCCTCGACCTGGGACATGGCCGCGGTCTACGCCACCCTGGACAACCACGGCGAGAAGGTCACACCGTCGATCGTGAAGGACGCCAAGCACCGGACCCGCGAGGCGGGGCCCGCACCCGAGGGCGGCGACCGCGTCATCAGCCGGGAGGCCGCCGACACCGTCACCAAGGCCATGACCGGCGTGGTGCGCAGCGGCTCCGGCCGCAACGCCCAGGGCGACTACTACGCGGCGGGCAAGACCGGTACCTCGGAGAACAACCGCTCGGCCTGGTTCGTGGGCTACACGCCCGAACTCGTCACCGCCGTCGCCCTGTTCGGCGAGGACGCCAAGGGCGGGCAGGTCACGCTGACCGACACCGTCAACGAGGGCCGCGCCAACGGCGGCGGTGTGCCGGCCCTGATCTGGCAGCGGTACACCACCGGCGCCCTGGGAGGCGGCTCGGACAAGCGGTTCGACCTGGAGCTCCTCGCGCCCGTGCGGGAGGAACCCCCGGCGAGCCCGAGTGGGACGCCCTCCGGGAGCGAGGAGCCCGAGAAGCCCTCGGACGAGCCGTCGCGGCCGGACGAGCCGGAGGACCCGCCGAGCGACTCGCCCGACCCGACGCCGTCGGACGACCGGCCCACCCGGCCGGGGGACACGGCCGGCACCACGGAGGGCGGCGGTACCGACGCGGGCACCACGGAGGGTGGCGGCACCGACGCGGGCACCACCGAGGGCGGCGAGAGCGACGGCGGGGCCGGCAGCGCGGGCACCACGGACGGGACGACGGCGGGGACGACGGCCGGCGTACGGCCCCGGCCGAAGGCTTCCTGA
- a CDS encoding catalase — translation MTESPPKAPYTTNNHGIPVESDEHSLTVGPDGPILLQDHYLIEKMAQFNRERVPERVVHAKGSGAYGFFEVTNDVSQFTKADLFQPGRRTEMLARFSTVAGEQGSPDTWRDPRGFALKFYTEHGNYDLVGNNTPVFFVRDTIKFQDFIRSQKRHPVTGLRDNDMQWDFWTLSPESAHQVTWLMGDRGIPKTYRHMNGYGSHTYMWINGAGERFWVKYHFKTDQGIDFLTQEEADELAGHDADRHRRDLFESIEAGDPPSWTLKVQIMPFEDAADYRFNPFDLTKVWPHGDYPLIDVGRMTLNRNPEDYFIHIEQAAFEPSNMVPGIGPSPDKMLLGRLFSYPDTHRYRIGPNYAQLPPNRPHAPVNSYAKDGPMRYAPSHAARPYAPNSYGGPDADFARFGDPAGWATAGEMVREAYKLHREDDDWGQAGTMVRHVLDDAARSRLVSNVSGHLKQGVSRPVLDRAVQYWRNVDKEIGDRISQEVNGG, via the coding sequence GTGACCGAGTCACCCCCCAAAGCGCCGTACACGACGAACAACCACGGCATCCCGGTGGAGAGCGACGAGCACTCGCTGACCGTGGGGCCGGACGGCCCGATCCTTCTCCAGGACCACTACCTGATCGAGAAGATGGCCCAGTTCAACCGGGAGCGCGTGCCCGAACGGGTGGTGCACGCCAAGGGCTCCGGGGCGTACGGCTTCTTCGAAGTCACCAACGATGTCAGCCAGTTCACCAAGGCCGACCTGTTCCAGCCGGGCAGGCGCACCGAGATGCTGGCCCGCTTCTCGACGGTCGCCGGCGAGCAGGGCTCCCCGGACACCTGGCGCGACCCGCGCGGATTCGCACTGAAGTTCTATACCGAGCACGGCAACTACGATCTGGTCGGCAACAACACGCCGGTCTTCTTCGTCCGCGACACGATCAAGTTCCAGGACTTCATCAGGTCGCAGAAGCGCCATCCGGTCACCGGACTGCGCGACAACGACATGCAGTGGGACTTCTGGACCCTCTCCCCCGAGTCGGCACACCAGGTCACCTGGCTGATGGGCGACCGGGGCATCCCGAAGACCTACCGGCACATGAACGGCTACGGATCCCACACCTACATGTGGATCAACGGCGCCGGTGAGCGGTTCTGGGTGAAGTACCACTTCAAGACCGACCAGGGCATCGACTTCCTCACCCAGGAGGAGGCCGACGAACTCGCCGGTCACGACGCGGACCGGCACCGGCGCGACCTGTTCGAGTCCATCGAGGCCGGCGACCCGCCCTCGTGGACCCTGAAGGTCCAGATCATGCCGTTCGAGGACGCCGCGGACTACCGCTTCAACCCCTTCGACCTGACGAAGGTGTGGCCGCACGGCGACTACCCGCTGATCGACGTGGGCCGGATGACGCTGAACCGGAATCCGGAGGACTACTTCATCCATATCGAGCAGGCCGCCTTCGAGCCGTCGAACATGGTGCCGGGGATCGGCCCCTCGCCGGACAAGATGCTGCTCGGCCGGCTGTTCTCGTACCCGGACACCCACCGGTACCGGATCGGCCCCAACTACGCCCAGCTGCCGCCGAACCGTCCGCACGCGCCGGTGAACTCGTACGCCAAGGACGGCCCGATGCGGTACGCGCCGTCGCACGCGGCGCGGCCCTACGCCCCGAACTCCTACGGCGGCCCGGACGCGGACTTCGCGCGCTTCGGAGACCCGGCGGGGTGGGCGACGGCCGGCGAGATGGTGCGCGAGGCGTACAAGCTGCACCGTGAGGACGACGACTGGGGCCAGGCGGGCACGATGGTCCGCCATGTCCTCGACGACGCCGCCCGTTCACGGCTGGTGTCGAACGTGAGCGGCCATCTGAAGCAGGGCGTCTCGCGGCCGGTGCTGGACCGCGCGGTGCAGTACTGGCGCAACGTCGACAAGGAGATCGGGGACCGGATCTCCCAGGAGGTCAACGGAGGCTGA
- a CDS encoding ATP-binding SpoIIE family protein phosphatase — protein sequence MTEHPTSHEGRQPVAARPQERTRPRQEAAAHAPRPAAPAAVPPQPPAPPEPPQDAAGPARREGDRLRFVGAATRRIARGIDLDEIVLGLCRATVPTFSDAILVYLRDPLPVGDERPVVPFVLRLRRTDRLRLTDEDTDAALLGGFQVPVLGPPAEVAPAAELCEVIAGGALAEVLRGVRPVFGDSAAARAALPELLGDGRTLPAGHRSILAPLRGRRRVTGAAIFLRRPDRPAFEADDLLVAAQLATHTALGIDKAVLYGREAYIADELQRTMLPEGLPQPTGVRLASRYLPAAETARVGGDWYDAIPLPGSRVALVVGDVMGHSMTSAAIMGQLRTTAQTLAGLDLPPQEVLHHLDEQAQRLGTDRMATCLYAVYDPVSHRITIANAGHPPPILLHLGGRAEVLRVPPGAPIGVGGVDFEAVELDAPAGATLLLYTDGLVESRLRDVWTGIEQLRERLAATAQLTGPDHSPPLEALCDDVLDMLGPGDRDDDIALLAARFDGIAPSDVAYWFLEPEDSAPGRARRLARRALARWGLEELSDSVELLVSEVVTNAVRYAERPVTLRLLRTDVLRCEVGDDSPQLPRQRRARDTDEGGRGLFLVNRLARRWGATRLSTGKVVWFELATQV from the coding sequence GTGACGGAGCATCCCACCTCCCACGAAGGCCGGCAGCCTGTCGCCGCCCGGCCACAGGAGCGCACCCGGCCGCGGCAGGAGGCCGCCGCCCATGCCCCGCGGCCGGCCGCGCCCGCCGCGGTCCCGCCGCAGCCGCCCGCGCCCCCGGAGCCGCCGCAGGACGCCGCGGGGCCGGCCCGCCGCGAGGGCGACCGGCTGCGGTTCGTCGGTGCGGCGACCCGGCGGATCGCCCGCGGTATAGACCTGGACGAGATCGTGCTCGGGCTGTGCCGGGCCACGGTCCCCACCTTCTCCGACGCGATCCTCGTATACCTGCGGGATCCGCTGCCGGTGGGCGACGAGCGGCCCGTCGTGCCGTTCGTGCTGCGGCTGCGCCGGACCGACCGGCTGCGTTTAACCGACGAGGACACCGACGCCGCCCTGCTGGGCGGCTTCCAGGTGCCGGTGCTCGGCCCGCCGGCCGAGGTCGCGCCGGCCGCCGAGCTGTGCGAGGTGATCGCGGGCGGCGCGCTGGCGGAGGTGCTGCGCGGCGTGCGTCCCGTCTTCGGCGACTCGGCCGCCGCCCGTGCGGCCCTGCCCGAGCTGCTGGGCGACGGCCGGACCCTGCCCGCGGGGCACCGGTCGATCCTGGCCCCGCTGCGCGGCCGGCGCCGGGTCACCGGCGCCGCGATCTTCCTGCGCCGTCCGGACCGGCCGGCCTTCGAGGCGGACGACCTGCTGGTGGCCGCCCAGCTGGCGACGCACACCGCGCTCGGCATCGACAAGGCGGTGCTGTACGGCCGGGAGGCCTACATCGCGGACGAGCTGCAGCGCACGATGCTGCCCGAGGGGCTGCCGCAGCCGACCGGTGTGCGGCTGGCCTCCCGCTACCTCCCGGCCGCCGAGACGGCCCGGGTCGGCGGCGACTGGTACGACGCCATCCCGCTGCCCGGCAGCCGGGTCGCGCTGGTCGTCGGCGACGTCATGGGCCACTCCATGACATCGGCCGCGATCATGGGCCAGCTGCGGACGACGGCCCAGACCCTGGCCGGTCTGGACCTGCCGCCGCAGGAGGTGCTGCACCATCTCGACGAGCAGGCGCAGCGGCTGGGCACCGACCGCATGGCGACCTGCCTCTACGCGGTCTACGACCCGGTCTCGCACCGCATCACCATCGCCAACGCCGGCCATCCGCCGCCGATACTGCTGCACCTCGGCGGCCGGGCGGAGGTCCTGCGGGTGCCGCCGGGCGCGCCCATCGGCGTGGGCGGGGTGGACTTCGAGGCCGTGGAGCTGGACGCGCCCGCCGGGGCGACGCTGCTCCTCTACACGGACGGTCTCGTCGAGTCGCGGCTGCGGGACGTGTGGACCGGGATCGAGCAGCTGAGGGAGCGGCTGGCCGCGACGGCGCAGCTCACCGGGCCCGACCACTCGCCACCGCTGGAGGCGCTCTGCGACGACGTGCTGGACATGCTGGGACCGGGCGACCGGGACGACGACATCGCGCTGCTGGCGGCCCGTTTCGACGGGATCGCGCCGAGTGACGTCGCGTACTGGTTCCTGGAGCCGGAGGACTCCGCGCCCGGCCGGGCGCGCCGGCTGGCCCGCAGGGCACTGGCCCGATGGGGTCTGGAGGAGCTGTCCGACTCGGTGGAGCTGCTGGTCAGCGAGGTGGTGACCAATGCGGTGCGGTACGCGGAGCGGCCGGTGACGCTGCGGCTGCTGCGCACCGACGTACTGCGCTGCGAGGTCGGCGACGACTCCCCGCAGCTGCCGCGCCAGCGGCGGGCCAGGGACACGGACGAGGGCGGCCGCGGACTGTTCCTGGTGAACCGGCTGGCCAGACGGTGGGGGGCGACCCGGCTGTCCACCGGCAAGGTCGTCTGGTTCGAGCTGGCCACCCAGGTGTAG
- the fomD gene encoding cytidylyl-2-hydroxypropylphosphonate hydrolase, producing the protein MAGSAGFEHWAPGEQILWRYRGNGSSEVHICRPVTVVRDTDELLAVWMAPGTECVKPVLADGTPVHDEPLVTRYTAPRKTVRARWSGTGVLKLARPGDAWSVWLFWEQGWRFRNWYVNLEEPHLRWSGGIDSEDHFLDIAVQPDRSWYWLDEDEFDQARTAGLMAEDQARRVRAAGLDAVALIRDWGPPYSDGWEDWRPDPRWPVPELPADWNRTPAATSA; encoded by the coding sequence ATGGCGGGATCGGCGGGCTTCGAGCACTGGGCGCCGGGGGAGCAGATCCTCTGGCGGTATCGCGGCAACGGCTCGTCCGAGGTGCACATCTGCCGGCCCGTGACCGTGGTCCGGGACACCGACGAGTTGCTGGCGGTGTGGATGGCCCCGGGCACCGAGTGCGTCAAGCCGGTGCTCGCCGACGGGACGCCGGTGCACGACGAACCCCTCGTCACGCGGTACACCGCGCCCCGGAAGACCGTACGCGCCCGCTGGTCCGGCACGGGCGTGCTGAAGCTCGCCCGGCCCGGCGACGCCTGGTCGGTGTGGCTCTTCTGGGAGCAGGGCTGGCGGTTCAGGAACTGGTACGTGAACCTGGAGGAGCCGCACCTGCGGTGGTCCGGCGGGATCGACTCCGAGGACCACTTTCTGGACATCGCCGTGCAGCCGGACCGCAGCTGGTACTGGCTGGACGAGGACGAGTTCGACCAGGCGCGGACGGCCGGGCTGATGGCCGAGGACCAGGCGCGGCGGGTGCGCGCGGCGGGTCTGGACGCGGTGGCGCTGATCAGGGACTGGGGTCCGCCGTACTCCGACGGCTGGGAGGACTGGCGGCCCGACCCCCGCTGGCCTGTGCCGGAGCTTCCGGCCGACTGGAATCGGACCCCGGCTGCCACGTCCGCATGA
- a CDS encoding class II fumarate hydratase, producing the protein MSDTSENAGSRHRIEHDSMGPVHVPEHAKWRAQTQRAVENFPLSGLRLERAHVEALARIKQAAAKVNAELGVLDEDIAGAIREAAAEVAEGRWDDHFPVDVFQTGSGTSSNMNMNEVLATLAAERLGRDVHPNDHVNASQSSNDVFPSSIHIAATAAVTRDLVPALEHLAHALERKAGEFAGVVKAGRTHLMDATPVTLGQEFGGYAAQIRYGVERLNASLPRLAELPLGGTAVGTGINTPPGFPAAVIAEVARATGLPLTEARDHFEAQGARDGLVETSGQLRTIAVSLTKISNDLRWMASGPRTGLAEIRLPDLQPGSSIMPGKVNPVVPEAVLMVAAQVMGNDTTVAVAGAAGNFELNVMLPVMAKNLLESVRLLANASRLLADRTVEGITADEERAREYAESSPSVVTPLNRYIGYEEAAKVVKRSLAERRTIREVVLEGGYVERGALTLEQLDEALDVLRMTRP; encoded by the coding sequence ATGTCCGACACGAGCGAGAACGCAGGCAGCCGCCACCGGATCGAACACGACTCCATGGGTCCGGTGCATGTGCCGGAGCACGCCAAGTGGCGCGCCCAGACCCAGCGGGCGGTGGAGAACTTCCCGCTCTCCGGGCTGCGGCTGGAACGCGCCCATGTGGAGGCCCTGGCCCGGATCAAACAGGCCGCCGCCAAGGTCAACGCGGAGCTCGGCGTGCTCGACGAGGACATCGCGGGGGCCATCCGGGAGGCGGCCGCGGAGGTCGCCGAGGGCCGCTGGGACGATCACTTCCCCGTCGACGTCTTCCAGACCGGCTCGGGGACGTCGTCCAACATGAACATGAACGAGGTCCTGGCCACCCTCGCCGCCGAGCGCCTAGGCCGCGACGTCCACCCCAACGACCACGTCAACGCCTCGCAGTCGTCCAACGACGTCTTCCCCTCGTCGATCCACATCGCCGCGACGGCGGCCGTGACCCGGGACCTGGTCCCCGCACTGGAGCACCTGGCTCACGCGCTGGAGCGCAAGGCCGGGGAGTTCGCCGGTGTGGTGAAGGCCGGCCGCACCCACCTGATGGACGCGACGCCGGTCACCCTCGGCCAGGAGTTCGGCGGCTACGCGGCGCAGATCCGGTACGGCGTCGAGCGGCTCAACGCCTCGCTGCCCCGGCTGGCCGAACTCCCCCTCGGCGGTACGGCGGTGGGCACGGGGATCAACACGCCGCCCGGGTTCCCGGCGGCGGTCATCGCCGAGGTGGCGCGGGCGACCGGGCTGCCGCTGACCGAGGCGCGCGACCACTTCGAGGCGCAGGGTGCCCGCGACGGACTCGTGGAGACCAGCGGCCAGCTGCGGACGATCGCCGTCTCGCTCACCAAGATCTCGAACGATCTGCGCTGGATGGCGAGCGGCCCGCGCACCGGCCTCGCCGAGATCCGGCTGCCCGACCTCCAGCCCGGTTCCTCGATCATGCCGGGGAAGGTCAACCCGGTCGTCCCCGAGGCCGTCCTCATGGTGGCCGCGCAGGTCATGGGCAACGACACGACGGTCGCCGTGGCGGGCGCCGCGGGGAACTTCGAGCTGAACGTGATGCTCCCCGTGATGGCCAAGAACCTGCTGGAGTCGGTGCGCCTCCTCGCGAACGCGTCCCGGCTGCTCGCCGACCGCACGGTGGAGGGGATCACCGCCGACGAGGAGCGGGCCCGCGAGTACGCCGAGTCGTCGCCGTCCGTCGTCACCCCGCTCAACCGGTACATCGGGTACGAGGAGGCGGCGAAGGTCGTCAAGAGGTCGCTGGCCGAGCGGAGGACGATCCGCGAGGTGGTGCTGGAGGGCGGGTACGTGGAACGCGGGGCGCTCACGCTCGAGCAGCTGGACGAGGCGCTGGACGTGCTGCGGATGACGCGTCCCTGA